Genomic segment of Populus trichocarpa isolate Nisqually-1 chromosome 12, P.trichocarpa_v4.1, whole genome shotgun sequence:
TgcgatgtaaaaaaaaattaaaaaaaaatcatgaagaacCCTAAAATGCTCTCATTGTCTTCTTCCAAGTAAgtccctttttctttccttaaatACTACAACCATGGCTGtctattttcttaaaagaaaaaaaaattatcagacaAATCCAAGATTTCGAAGATCTTACTGTCAGACAAAGACCCATAtgttcttttattgattttacagTTAATTGCGACTTCTCTTAGTTTCAAGACACAAACTTTACTATGATTTTACAATCtgcttattaattttttattttttgtgatttgggtttgaattaatttttgtgtgCTTGTAATCTTTTTGGAGATTCTTAGGTGAACACAATTTGGAGATTTTTTTGGTGGATACAAGACTGACAACAAATTGTGTGAAGGTTAAATAAAGTTATCTTGAATGGTAAAGTTTGAAATAATGGATGAAGATAACAGTTTGAATATTCGTAATTGGGGTTACTATGAACCAACATCTGTTAAAGGAAATCTGGGGCTTCAGCTCTTGTCCCCAACAATGGCTGAGAAACCCTTCCTGGGTGCACGCAGTAATGCGATCATGACAAATGTGAACGGAGGTTTTCACCATAGGGATATTGGGGTTTCGCAGCCCATGTTCCCTATGGAGTACATGAGGGATGTTTGGATAGGTCATAGAGAGAAGCTTCTCAGTATGTTGCCTGAAAACCATAATTATGAGGCACTTTTGCCTGAAACAGCTTCAACTCATCATGTGCAAGTGTTTCAACCACCTGATTCGGAAAATGATGAAATGTTGGACCAAGTTGAAGAGTCTGGTTTTGTAGAAAAGGAAAATGGTCCCAATAAAAAGAGGCAGCGTGCTAATGCCCCAAAATCCCCTAAAGCAAAGAAGGGTACGAGGGCTCCCAGAGTACCCAAGCCTGAGGGTAGTCCTTCTGTTCAGCGAGTAAGAACTGCCAAGAAAACCGCTGAAATTATGATAAATGGGATCAATATGGACATGTCAGTTATTCCTATACCGGTTTGCTCATGTACTGGCAACCCCCAACAAAGCTATCGTTGGGGTTGTGGTGGGTGGCAATCAGCTTGTTGTACGACATGCATATCTATGTATCCGTTGCCTATGAGTACGAAAAGGCGTGGTGCAAGGATAGCAGGTAGAAAAATGAGTTCAGGAGCTTTTAAGAAGGTCTTAGAGAAACTTGCTGATGAAGGCTATGACTTCTCTAATCCGATTGATCTGAGAACTCATTGGGCTAAACATGGTACGAACAAGTTTGTCACTATCAGGTAGATGTACTATGTGGATCTTTCTATTGCCCTACGATTGCAATGCACCATGTTtgtatttgtatatttttttttatgcatctgGTCTTGGAAGAGGCTTCAAATCTAATTTGTAGTTTATAAGTTTCTGTCACATTCGAGGAAAATTGTCCTTTTTGGCACTATGACTGTTGTTTTATCCTCTGTTCATAGTCGTAGCTGTTTCATACTTATTGATGCCAGGGAAAATGATGTAGtagatgagtttttttaatagattgatGCCTCGTAGTTTCTTTTTCTCCTGACCTTCTAAACTTATGTGATTGGTTTTTCTTTATTCCACTTCTATGGTTAATTGTTAAGAgatttccttttttcttatattactAATCGATGcatattcaatttcatctgATTTAGCAAATATttgaaatatctatttttagtgAATCTGGCTGCCTTCTTTATGTAGTTATTGCAGCTTGTGTAAATGAATGAGCGTTCATGTCTTGCATATGACCTAGTCTCTGATTTGTGAGGTAGTTGCTTGAGGCTTGCCACATTGTTAGTGAGAAATTTGTTAGTGCTAGTAAGTCTTAGTTTCATCAAACAATCAGTTGGTCTTCTTGCtggtgttttgaaaaataaattattatgtgGATAAGTTTTGCAATTTAGATGTCTAAGTAAGaggtaattaatgatttttagtgTCTTATCATTTAACTTAGAATATATGGGGCATCTATTAGGTCTCTTCCATGAATTCGTATCACCTGTCAGTCATGCTTTTGTTCTAATCATGTGTCAGTGGTTTTCTATGGTGCAGAGGTCTCTCCTCTGTTAGTTTTTGCTTTTGGGTTCGATGGTCTGATAAGaaaggaatttttattttatttttttttgtcctgtGTGATAGGCCTGTTTATGCTGTGTCCCTTGCTCCATTCAATGATGGAGGACAGCTAGGATGATTCCAGTTCCTGGAAGATGGCTATAGAATTGAAAATTTGTTGGCAGGATTGGAGTTTGTAAGGGGGTTTAATTTGGAGTGAAATAAACCTAGAAAATTAAGTATTTGAATCTGTTTGAAAATCTATTAGGGCACTCTGAGCAGCATCTTATGGTTTTTGAGGTTATTTGACTTTAGTTTTATGGTGGAATGGATTAGGGCTGTTCTGGATCTGAGTTTAAGTGGCATGAACATTGTTTAGGAGATTTTAGGATGAGTCTTTGATCTGGTATGGATGAGAGGCTGTGTAGGAATTATTGATGAGTGCTTTAAGGTTAGATTAGTGGGGTTTGTATGCGGGAATTTGTATAAATTACTAGAGTCACACTACTAGGGTTTCTAGGAATCACACCTAGAGGATAGAAAAACCTAAGCTTTCATACCTAAGGTTTTTAGGAATTAGAGGTTGGAAAAACCTAAGCTTCATCTTAAACTTCCAACATAACTATTCCTATTTAGAATAGGAAACCTAATAACTTAAcaactaataaattaaaatactaaatagaaaaaaagcctaaacctaaacattttttaagattttcctATAAACCTTGAAATTAAATTCCCGTGCATTATAGAAGTAACTGAACACATAAATCTTATCCTTTTGGCACCTACATCAGTTCCACTCATTCAAGACTTGATGCCTGAAAAAGAAATCTAGttgaattttgaatataatCCTAGACTTCTCTAGCATTTAAACTTACACTTTTATGATCCTCTCGTGCTCTCTGTCACCTCCTTTGTTGATATGAATTATACACTGTGAGTTTTACTTCTGTTAAGCATGCCTGTGAGGAGACTCTTAAGTAACCTCTTACTGCTCATGTACATGCATGTGAATATGTTATGGTCATTTATATTGTACAGGCCTACAAAAAAACCTCCTAGTTTGAGTTTAAGGGTTGCCTGTTGCATGCTCTACAATTTTCACTTGAGCAATTGGAAGCGTTGAAAATTTAGAATTAGATGTTGTTTGCATGAAAAAATGAACATGAAATCTGTTCTCTGAGAAAGGAATGATAGTGTTTTAATTTCCCCATCTTAACTTTTGAAACTGTTGTGTGTCAGAATTGATTCACACATTCTGTACGGTGTGTGCGGTGTAAGTTAAGGTTATGCATAGCATTTGGTGAAAATGATCGGCACGGTTATCAGCTCTTGTCTGGAATGATGGATTTGGATGTCGGAGTGACTTAGCACTTGATACCCAGGTGGCATGCACAAGGGGACCTCCCAGAAGGAGAAGTAGGTTATTCACTTGCATTAAGAGTTCTGTGAAGTTAAAACGTGCAGGTTTAGGTGCTTTCCCAACACAATCAGAAGGTTTCCCTTGCCCATTTATATTGACAAGTAAATCATGTAGTGGCTCAATGCCATGCAGTTGGCAGTAAATAGTGTATCATATTAGGTTTCCTCTGTTTGAAAATTCAAGCtttgattttgtaaaagtttCAAGACTTGGAGCTGTTGGACTCTAGATATCTTGAATGTTCACAATGtactttcctcatatgattttgAATGTCAATGGGTAGAGTTTGGTTGGGATTTTGGTGAAATAGTGAAGGCGGCAGGGGTTTGGAAAGGGCTGTAGTGTTGTTATTGCTGGAATATTTGAAATGCCACTTAATCTGATGCCGTGTTGTTAGGGATTAGAAAGGTGCTAGCACTAAGGCAATGACAAGGTTAAATAGGCACAAAGGTGGCATTTCATTTCCGCAAATATGTTGGCGGTGGTGATAAATGTTACCGAAGGGGTCTTGCATTTATAATGACATGGTGGAGATGATGGCAATGATACAGTGAAGTTAGATATGGCTGTGTTCAAGAAAATGTACTAAAGTTGTTAATTGTGCTGATGGCACGGCAAAAGCAGGAGCATTGTTGGTAGTTTGGTGGCAGCCATTACGCTGCCAATATGCAGGGGCGATGTGTTAGCATCATCACAAGCTAATTTCGCTTGATGAATGGAGATGGCAGTGGTATAATACTTCTGAGGCTGCAGTGTCTTGCTAGGATGCAGTGGAGGTTGGAGTGTCAATTGTATCAGACTATATTCAACGCACAGCAAGATGAGTCCCAACGATTTCAAGGCACAGTTTTCACTATATTCAAGCAGAGGCACCTTAATCTATACCGGCAACTCTGCTGTCCTTGGAGTTGTCTCAGAGTCTTGAGTCCAGCTTGAATAAGTTGCATGCAGGTGCCTCTTGTTGGATTGGTTTTGCGATAGACGAACTTGAAATACTCTTGCAatcaaatacattaaaaatttcGAACTCAACTTTCATGTGTTGCAGTGTATACTTCTTGTGGCTTTGACTTTGTACAACGAATTAACAATTTCTGGGCAGCAGGAAGGCATGCTGGTGAAGCAATTACCTTGATGATATAAGCGCAGGTGTTAATTTTTCAGATGAAATCCTAGCTTGTTTGCTTAGATGGTAAGTAATTTAGAAGGAGATCTAAATTGTCCTGCTAAGTCATCAATATGTGCATTTGCTCTAAAATGAGAGTTTGCCTCATGGTTCCCTAGTCAACAGCAGCAGTTTCATAGTTTAGTCAATCATAGTCCTAATTAATTAACTCTCAAGTGggtattgaatttaattatcaaGTTATGTTTTGCCTtgcaaaaaatattagaatgcAGGGTTccaattttttagttgaaattctGTGCTTTATGCATATGTGCTTACTACCATATGTTTAGGATCTAAATGGGAGTTTAAGGAGAGTTTGTGTTCTGGATTCATGTCTCGTCTCGAGATAGAAGAGCTAATAATTCTCCCCAATTCACATTTTGGGAGAACCTAATTAGgtaattaaaaatctatttatggtgtaaatttatcttcttttttttgttttaaggtcAGATTGTATTCTTACAAGTACGGAACATCTTATGAACGAATTGCTGTCTGAAATTGTGTATTAATTACGAAGCAAGTAACCAATCTGGAgtattagaattaattaattaaaaaaacccataaagacATGGCATTTTCCCAAGAAATTTAAGATATAAGGGCCTAATttgataaaagaagaagagaaggaatcaTGTGCAAAGATTAAGGAGaggtgagagaaaaaaaacaaaaaaaaatagaataggTTGTTAAAGCCAAACCTTATTAATTGTCACATGTTGCCCTTAGAGAAAACCTTGCAGAGATGAATTTAACGAtaccaaaaaaaactattatcaaAACTCGAAGAAAGATGCACAAGCCTCTCCAATGCAGTGGGCTTCGTTGTATGTTGGCATATGAGTTACATgcataaagattttttttttaatttgatttataattctttgatacttcttcaatttaatctcaTATGTCATTCTACTCAAACTCAATGAAAGCCTAATAAtcatagagaaaagaaaatgagggaaaataaaaggacaaatAGCTCAACTAGGTTAGTTCATTCTAGTCGTGCCAATGACCCGGATCATGAATTTTATGGGTTGACCAAGgttgatccaatatgttattgtcttttcattttattttctaattatttttttaattttatcattggaTATTTCATTATCTTATATTTGAGCCTGATTAGATTAGGCAGAGGTTATAACAatgacaacttaaaaaaaaattataagagcCAAATCAGGTTTTGAGTCAAGTATTCGGGTCGTGTTCGTTAGGTTGAACGAGCCACACCTAACCACCTCCAACACGATTAGATTTGAAATCCAAATCCAAGCCATGTAAGTGGCCACATCAAAGGGTGAagttagattaataaaaaaaaaaaagaaaaggaaacaatgctagcaagttattttattttgattcaaaaatatttttttaaagaaaaatatttgcacattattaaataaagatattaaataGCATGATGCAActtgagattattattttttcatctgtATTTATTGCTTGATATCCCAGTTCAgtttttgtttatcattaaaaactctttttagtatttattaacatatataatgattgattaattttattgaatacaTGAGCCAAGTTTTCAATTCGCATTTGAAATTTTTCATCATCTGCAAAAAGAATAACAACGCCCATGTTAGAATTGACTTTTGCTTTGCCCGTAGTGGAGTAGGACACCAATACTAGttacaaaaaaacaactacatGAGCTCAGTTTTTATTGTGGCTTTAGACACAAAATATTGTGAATTAGAacaatgtaaatataatttttcccttgccagaaaaattgattaatcttGTAATTAGAGTAGAAATGTCTTTTCTATAGGATGCATTCGTTATTGCAAAATTAATTGGGGACAAAAAGAccatacatgtttttttgttagagtgtaatgaatatttttccttaaaaaacaaacaaaaatctttGGGTGAGgggatcttttgtttttttttaaaaaaataaacgatcatgtccttgaaaaagaaaaaaaaaccatgtatagaggggtttttctgttttttttttaaacagtaaAATGATGGAATTAGCATTgcaattcaaaaaaaacaaaggctatTTGCGagggtgttttggtatttttcgactagttttattgttatttttaggttttgttaggGGTGGCTTggtaattttaagtttttaaatattattaaaaaaaaattgttgaagcaCGCGTTAGCGCGTCATGACCTTCGCGCCATTAAAGTGGTGCATGAGGGACTAGACAGTTGCCAAAGTCCTGTTTTCATTGTGGCGTTAGGAGCGACGCATCGTCCTCTTTTCAATGGTAGAgcgtgttagagaataatataaatcatatcctggaaacctcacctaacagcttaagcttttaggttgagatggttctttgatataatatcagagccttgatgaccaagcggtcacgagtttgaatctcaccatccccatttatttgataaaaattaaagacaaagtAGTGTGAGTATGTGCAAGTTCCAagtccaaagagctttcactcgAGGGGGTgttttagagaataatataaatcatatcctgaaaacctcacttaacagcttaagcttttaggttgatATGGTTTTTTAACAGAATGCATGTTCATGGAGGACGTTCAGTTGAGCTCCAGTAAAggttttttcgttttttctctcatttcttaGATTGAAAAATCCTTCTAGTCATCCCATCATTGCCAGGAGCTTTGTCTAgaagaatagaaaaaacagcTTCCTTTATTTCTACTCCTGTAACCTTCCTTGCCAATTGCCTATTCATCTCCATGTAACCGTAGGAGAAAGCCCTGCAGAGAACGTCTCACATTACTAGATTGTTGAGAAGAATATTTATATACTCCAAGGATACACATTACACAaaactcttatatttttttaattaaatatattaagcaCATAAACAAATATCAATAAGGTCGTTGTAGTATAGTGGTAAGTATTCCCGCCTGTCACGCGGGTGACCCGGGTTcgatccccggcaacggcgtcttttatttttattttcaaatgaaaattcCTCTAAAGGACGCGGGGGTTGAAATTGTTGTTCTTTCCGACAAGGCAACTCTTCCTCCAGCAAAATGGCGATGAACAAAATCATATTATCTCACTACATGCATGAACAAGACTCAGTCTGCAGTAACCATAACCATTTAACGTTAAAAAGTAACAGCAAATACGATGTTTGTTCTGTTGATCTGTATAAACAAAACACACAATTTAAGCAAAACCTACCATCTTCATCTACAGTAGAAGACTGTGCTAACAGAGAGATCCTTGCGCATCTAAGATTAATAATGTCCAGGAGTAGCAGGGCCTCAACAGTGCCTGCTCCAGTTAGTTAGGAGATGGGTCGGAAGCCTATTAACACCGAAACCAGATCAGCATTGCCTCATAGAACATCTATGAATCATCTAACTGACGAGCTGTGCTCCACTCTCAGCAGCCTTTTTCCTGACAAAGATGCCCCATCTCAAGGCTGCCTTGAGCTCGAGCCATCTGATAATATCTTTGCCTGATGAATGAGATGTATCACCACCGAAGTTGTAATTTGGAGATGGTGTGGGCATGTACGTTGATGAATAGGGATACTCATCTTTGGCGACATTTGAGGAAGGGAAGAGAAACCTGGCCTCCCATGTTGAATATGTGAAGAAGATGCTGAGTATCTTTGTTTTAAAGAATCTCACGACTTCTTGTATGAATCTCATCCTCTGAGAAGAAGTCCTCGATTCCCCTGTATGAATTTAGATTCGATTCGCCAAAACCATGAGAGCCTGGTGTGAATGACCGTGGTGGATCAAAAGCAAGTAAATTGTCAGTTCCTGGAACCTGGATTTGCTGTGAAGTATTGACCAGAGGATCATGTAAAGGCAGCGATGTGGCATCGAACTGAAAAAGGGTGCTCAGATTTCCATTCTGTGTATGTATGCAGAATCTCGCAGCCATACCATCATTATAGCCTAGAGAGAGAGCGGAATGAGAGAGCTTTCAGAGTAAGCAACCAAACATATAAAGAAGCTCAGTCCTAACAAGGAAATACAAAAAACTTTAAACAAACAGCAGGACTTGGTGAAAGAAACACTTCTAAAGGTTTAAACAAGCAAcagaaacacaattttaatatcaaacacaGCATAGCATTCTAATAATAACGTAGTTTCACTTTCTATGTTGTTCATGTATATTATGATTGATTTGAAGTTGAAAAGTGTGCCTCCAACAGTTGGACCTAAGTCCATTACAGGCTGCTCAGAGCTAATAGGGCTGTTAAAGTGACCTGATGATCATACGAGTTCAGAAACTCTTGTTGACCGCATGGATCATTTTGAGAAGCAATTGCACCCTTATTCTACTTGAAGTCTACAAGGGTAATATATATGGCGTTCTGTGGTGGATGCAGTTGTGGGCTGCAGCATACTTTCACGAATTTAGCGATATGCTATCAACTTTGAACCCTCAACTATCTTGCATTGGAGAGAGGTTGATGAAGACACAATTCTATAACTTCCCCTCCAGAGGTTATGTAGAAACTTTTCTAGCCATGGCGAGAAGAAGTGAGCAGTCCATGACGTTCCTTATAGCAATGAGGACGGGTCCAAGTTGGCTGTTAAGTCCTCAGAAGCAGAGAAGAAAATGCTTTATAGAGAAGCATTTTGACCTTCAGGGATCTTCATTTTCGATTGGTGATCGATCGATCATGTGCAGAGAAGCAATTACTGCTCGTGTGAGCCTTATAACCCACTCTATGTGGCAAGGCAGTTGGGATTCGTGCAGTGCATTTCCTTTCCCATGTTCTATGCCGTAAATCAAACAGGTCCAGAAAGGATGATCTTTGAGAGCCTGGAATAGATAGAAGACATGACTACAGCAGTTGAACACCATTTGGGTCACTGCAGAGTAAGAGGCTTCACATTGGCTGTTGGATATTGTTTAGAGTTCTTCCCATTATATCAAAAGTCCACTGATGTAATCTTCAACACCTCGTTGGAGAAGATGGTTGACGAGTTCTTTTTTGATAAGGAGCCTTATAGATAGGGCAACAAAAGAAAACCACCATATTCTCCAGCCAGAAGGCcaggaaaaaaaccgagtcagaGAACTTCCGGTGCTTAACCTTAGCTAATCATTATATCGTTTTACATAATTTATGTTCTGagatgttttcttgtttttagttCAACTTCTTCACCAGCAAGGATTCCCTCTCCTCCAAGGACACTCCAGTCTACTAAGGCTCAGTAGCTGTTGAGGCTCCTAATAAAGATGATGAGGAAGCACATATATTGTGGACCACTTATATGAGGCTCGACATGATCCTTGCAGCAAATTCTTCTTTAACAAGTGATGACAACACAGAGAAGCTTCTGGGGGAGAAGTTGGAGAGGATGGCACCAGTATTGCTGGAGCTCCTTCAGGCAATGAGGCTGACAGTAAGTCTCTCCTAGTTCTGCCATGGCATGGAGTTAGCACGGAGTATACTCCTATGTGTGATGTTTCTGAGCACCTGTCCTTCGAAAAGCCAATTTAGCTTGAAGAAACTGCTccaaatcaaactaaataaacTGCTCCccaaaaagaataagaactgaCGACTGAAGCAGTTGTCCCTTTTGAAGAAGCTGGTTCCCCTTCTGCAGTGGTGGTCGAGTAAGAGTTAGTTGTAAGCACAGTCAAACCAGGCATGGCCATACCTTTCTCTAGCCAAAAGATTagtaaatttgttaatttacttcttttttattttaagcaacATTCACCcctaataaaagtttttttttttttttttgtcaaggcACTTCGGATAAGTTGTTCACTTTGTTATCCCCACAAACTGCATGAGAGGCTTCCCTTCCTGAAGTGGATGGAGTTAACCAAGAGAAGAAAGCCTTGCTAACCAATGGCATAGAGATTCTGACCAGGCCAAAGTTGATCATCTTCAAGGTTTGTTGGAGAACATCTTCTCCCAAGGTTTTCCAAACTAAAAGGGTGAACATAAATAGGAGACCTTGCAAGAAATTTAAGAGAATATTGGCCAACTTACAACCGCAAGGGTATCTTCTTTAGAAATGCTAAGGATCTATGAGGTTTCCTTGGAGTCCATGCAGT
This window contains:
- the LOC7485186 gene encoding protein BASIC PENTACYSTEINE2, which codes for MVKFEIMDEDNSLNIRNWGYYEPTSVKGNLGLQLLSPTMAEKPFLGARSNAIMTNVNGGFHHRDIGVSQPMFPMEYMRDVWIGHREKLLSMLPENHNYEALLPETASTHHVQVFQPPDSENDEMLDQVEESGFVEKENGPNKKRQRANAPKSPKAKKGTRAPRVPKPEGSPSVQRVRTAKKTAEIMINGINMDMSVIPIPVCSCTGNPQQSYRWGCGGWQSACCTTCISMYPLPMSTKRRGARIAGRKMSSGAFKKVLEKLADEGYDFSNPIDLRTHWAKHGTNKFVTIR